One window of the Aulosira sp. FACHB-615 genome contains the following:
- a CDS encoding phosphodiester glycosidase family protein produces the protein MLNSKICRRSFLFLGGASLVKGLTWDLPATAQTVQIKKAKINGISFYQTIIDLTDPQTFITIGLAKNATFANTQQKSSGDEEFSKIVSRYRAAVIANGTFFAKNAQKTVMGNMVAGGRFLKYSQWENFGTTLGLRVGNQPEMITARADGKPEWHQHWFSLTCGPRLLRQGQIWLNPGLEGFKDPHVLGKGARTAIGFPADGKKLFLVNFDSSLSLQQTAQAMKTIGCHEAMNLDGGASKALAANNKILVPAGRPLTNVIVVYDAKNPAPAALKQDWMRFQQGDRPKISGV, from the coding sequence ATGCTGAACTCTAAGATTTGTAGGCGTTCTTTCTTGTTCCTGGGTGGTGCTTCCTTAGTCAAAGGATTGACATGGGATCTACCTGCGACTGCTCAAACCGTCCAAATTAAAAAAGCCAAAATAAACGGCATTTCTTTTTATCAGACAATTATTGACCTGACTGACCCCCAAACTTTCATCACCATTGGTTTAGCCAAGAATGCCACTTTTGCTAATACACAGCAGAAAAGTAGCGGAGATGAAGAATTTAGCAAAATCGTATCTCGTTATCGAGCAGCCGTGATTGCCAACGGCACTTTTTTCGCCAAAAATGCCCAAAAAACAGTGATGGGTAATATGGTAGCAGGCGGTAGATTTTTGAAATACAGCCAATGGGAAAATTTCGGCACTACCTTGGGTTTGCGAGTTGGCAATCAACCAGAAATGATTACTGCACGGGCGGATGGTAAACCAGAATGGCATCAACATTGGTTTTCTCTTACCTGCGGCCCCCGATTGTTAAGACAGGGACAAATTTGGCTCAACCCAGGACTAGAAGGATTTAAAGATCCTCATGTTTTAGGTAAAGGCGCACGTACAGCCATTGGTTTCCCCGCCGACGGCAAAAAGTTATTTTTGGTGAATTTTGACAGTAGCTTAAGTTTGCAGCAAACAGCACAAGCCATGAAAACAATCGGCTGTCACGAAGCCATGAATTTAGATGGTGGTGCTTCCAAAGCTTTAGCAGCAAACAATAAAATTTTAGTCCCGGCTGGCAGACCCCTAACAAATGTGATTGTTGTCTATGATGCCAAGAATCCGGCTCCAGCAGCTTTAAAACAAGATTGGATGAGATTTCAACAAGGCGATCGCCCGAAAATATCTGGTGTTTAG
- a CDS encoding rRNA large subunit pseudouridine synthase E, translated as MSNSFRYLIFHKPYGVLSQFTQETPNHSTLKDYIDVPDVYPVGRLDWDSEGLLLLTNDGKLQHRLADPRFGHQRTYWVQVERIPDPDAITKLQRGVEIKDYRTRPAQVRLLTVDPPVGDRHPPIRFRKNVPTAWLEMTLTEGKNRQVRRMTAAVGFPTLRLIRVSIAQLNLDGLQLGQWRDLSASELKLLLNKSSESKTQKSQFS; from the coding sequence ATGAGCAATAGCTTTCGGTATTTAATCTTTCACAAACCTTATGGTGTTCTCAGTCAATTTACGCAGGAAACACCAAACCATAGTACCCTCAAAGATTATATTGATGTGCCTGATGTCTATCCGGTGGGGCGTTTGGATTGGGATAGTGAGGGGTTATTACTGTTGACAAACGATGGTAAATTGCAACATCGGCTTGCTGATCCGCGTTTTGGCCATCAGCGAACTTACTGGGTACAGGTAGAGCGGATTCCCGATCCAGATGCTATAACCAAATTGCAAAGGGGTGTAGAAATCAAAGATTACCGCACACGACCTGCCCAAGTGAGGCTGTTAACCGTAGATCCACCAGTGGGCGATCGCCACCCACCGATCAGATTTCGCAAAAATGTACCAACGGCTTGGCTAGAAATGACTTTAACAGAGGGCAAAAATCGTCAGGTGCGGCGAATGACGGCGGCTGTAGGTTTTCCCACTTTGCGACTGATTAGGGTAAGCATAGCCCAGCTTAATTTAGACGGACTACAACTCGGTCAGTGGCGCGACTTGAGCGCATCAGAACTTAAATTACTACTGAACAAGTCTTCTGAATCTAAAACTCAAAAGTCTCAATTCTCTTAA
- the thiC gene encoding phosphomethylpyrimidine synthase: MRKEWVAKRRGQSNVTQMHYARQGVITEEMHYVAQRENLPADLIREEVARGRMIIPANINHTNLEPMAIGIASKCKVNANIGASPNSSNLQEEVDKLQLAVKYGADTVMDLSTGGGNLDEIRTAIINASPVPIGTVPVYQALESVHGRIENLTADDFLHVIEKHAQQGVDYQTIHAGILMEHLPLVRSRITGIVSRGGGILARWMLHHHKQNPLYTHFHDIIEIFKKYDVSFSLGDSLRPGCTHDASDAAQLAELKTLGQLTRKAWEHNVQVMVEGPGHVPMDQIEFNVRKQMEECSEAPFYVLGPLVTDIAPGYDHITSAIGAAMAGWYGTAMLCYVTPKEHLGLPNAEDVRNGLIAYKIAAHAADIARHRPGARDRDDELSKARYNFDWNRQFELSLDPERAKEYHDETLPADIYKTAEFCSMCGPKFCPMQTKVDADALTELEKFLAKEAVVQG, from the coding sequence ATGCGGAAAGAATGGGTTGCCAAGCGGCGTGGGCAGAGCAATGTAACTCAAATGCACTACGCACGTCAGGGTGTTATCACCGAAGAAATGCACTACGTTGCTCAACGGGAAAATCTTCCTGCTGACCTAATTCGTGAGGAAGTAGCGCGGGGACGGATGATTATCCCGGCTAACATTAATCACACCAACCTAGAGCCAATGGCTATTGGTATCGCCTCTAAGTGCAAAGTGAATGCTAATATCGGTGCTTCACCCAACTCTTCTAACCTTCAAGAAGAAGTAGATAAATTACAGTTGGCGGTGAAATATGGCGCTGATACCGTGATGGACTTATCCACAGGTGGCGGTAACTTAGATGAAATTCGTACCGCGATTATTAACGCTTCACCCGTTCCTATTGGGACAGTTCCAGTCTACCAAGCATTAGAAAGCGTCCACGGCAGAATTGAAAACCTCACCGCCGACGACTTCCTCCACGTCATCGAAAAACACGCCCAGCAAGGGGTAGACTATCAAACCATCCACGCTGGCATCTTAATGGAGCATTTGCCTTTAGTCAGAAGCCGCATCACAGGAATAGTTTCTCGTGGTGGTGGTATTTTGGCACGGTGGATGTTGCATCACCACAAACAAAACCCGCTTTACACCCACTTCCACGACATCATTGAAATTTTCAAGAAATATGATGTTTCTTTCAGCTTAGGTGATTCTCTGCGCCCTGGCTGTACCCATGATGCTTCCGACGCTGCACAATTGGCAGAATTAAAAACCCTCGGACAGTTAACGCGCAAAGCCTGGGAACACAATGTACAGGTGATGGTAGAAGGGCCTGGACACGTCCCAATGGATCAAATTGAATTTAATGTCCGCAAGCAAATGGAAGAGTGTTCCGAAGCACCATTCTATGTGTTGGGGCCTTTGGTAACAGATATTGCTCCTGGCTATGACCACATCACCTCTGCTATTGGCGCAGCAATGGCAGGTTGGTATGGGACAGCTATGTTGTGCTACGTTACACCCAAAGAACATTTAGGGCTACCTAACGCTGAAGATGTTCGTAATGGGTTAATTGCCTACAAAATAGCAGCCCACGCCGCCGATATTGCCAGACATCGCCCAGGTGCAAGAGACAGAGACGACGAACTCTCCAAAGCTCGTTATAACTTCGACTGGAACCGCCAGTTTGAATTATCCCTCGACCCAGAAAGAGCGAAGGAATATCACGACGAGACCTTACCCGCAGACATCTATAAAACTGCTGAGTTTTGTTCAATGTGCGGGCCTAAGTTCTGTCCGATGCAAACTAAAGTTGATGCTGATGCGTTGACTGAATTAGAGAAGTTCTTGGCTAAAGAAGCTGTAGTACAAGGTTAA
- a CDS encoding Uma2 family endonuclease — MTLAKSSELGITHLPDHTELPESDGTFVKNFQEHPQSLLLTDSITDVLQQLHPDQQFAIGQDSGIYWRLTEPPEKGAEAPDWFYVPNVPPMLNGKFRRSYVLWQEYVAPLIVLEFVSGDGSEERDKTPLTGKFWVYEQAIRVPFYGIYEFSKAAVEVYHLVDGKYQLLPANERGHYSIPPMGVELGIWQGQYKNMAAPWLRWWDTEGNLLLNSDEKSQQLTLQLQQEQQKAERLAEKLRQMGIDPDQL, encoded by the coding sequence ATGACCCTTGCTAAATCTTCTGAACTAGGCATTACCCATCTCCCCGACCATACTGAATTACCAGAGTCCGACGGAACCTTTGTGAAAAACTTTCAAGAACATCCTCAAAGTCTCCTACTCACAGACTCTATCACAGACGTATTACAGCAACTACATCCTGATCAGCAGTTTGCCATTGGTCAAGATAGCGGTATTTACTGGCGTTTAACAGAACCACCAGAAAAAGGCGCAGAAGCACCAGATTGGTTTTATGTACCAAATGTACCACCAATGTTAAACGGTAAGTTTCGCCGTTCTTATGTCTTGTGGCAAGAATACGTCGCACCCTTAATTGTCCTAGAATTTGTCTCTGGTGATGGTTCAGAAGAACGGGACAAAACACCCCTAACTGGTAAATTTTGGGTGTATGAGCAGGCAATTAGAGTGCCATTTTACGGGATTTATGAGTTTAGCAAAGCTGCGGTGGAAGTCTATCACTTAGTAGATGGCAAGTATCAATTACTGCCAGCAAATGAAAGAGGTCACTATTCTATTCCACCGATGGGTGTGGAATTAGGGATTTGGCAAGGACAATATAAAAACATGGCAGCGCCTTGGTTGCGCTGGTGGGATACAGAAGGAAATCTTTTGTTGAATAGTGATGAAAAGTCTCAACAATTAACACTACAGTTACAACAAGAACAGCAAAAAGCCGAACGCTTGGCAGAAAAGTTGCGTCAAATGGGGATTGACCCTGATCAATTGTAG
- a CDS encoding DUF2726 domain-containing protein, with protein MSLRIKRLINTYEERMLEFLQTCIDENYKIHTQVSLCQFCEMNGYLDLELRRFFFSSNVDALITDKDYKPCLVVEFQSSYHDSLEARERDLKKATLLTRAGIPFLYSRVKDFGLLQLYSQSEKVVFNLFTGDGRENARNLIRKYYTPSIFVNV; from the coding sequence ATGTCTTTAAGAATTAAAAGACTTATAAATACTTACGAAGAAAGAATGCTAGAGTTTTTACAAACTTGCATTGATGAGAATTATAAAATTCATACGCAAGTTAGTTTATGCCAATTCTGTGAAATGAATGGCTACCTTGATTTAGAGCTAAGAAGGTTCTTCTTTAGTTCCAATGTAGATGCTCTCATTACAGATAAAGACTATAAACCATGTTTAGTGGTAGAGTTTCAGTCTTCATATCATGACTCTCTTGAAGCAAGAGAACGTGATTTAAAAAAAGCGACTTTGTTGACTCGTGCTGGTATTCCTTTTTTGTACTCACGAGTTAAAGATTTTGGGTTATTGCAACTTTACTCTCAGAGTGAAAAGGTAGTATTTAACTTATTTACAGGAGACGGTCGTGAGAATGCTAGAAACTTAATTAGAAAGTACTACACACCATCTATTTTTGTTAATGTATAG
- a CDS encoding PAS domain-containing sensor histidine kinase, with translation MSLNQRSLWHQTHTQQDTLSASPARLELVPERTSDLELYTADMLRRTQAELHWYRSLYEHTPAIYLSVNAAGIILSINQFGANLLGYKPEELIKTSVFNLLELSDRQRLSETFIELFSAVYPNHSIKAEYRLHCPDSKITQVKTTLKILPDGEYPEKSPVILMVCEEIRQPEVSQATNQTAKQVQLAEMESLTHLKEEFLSTVSHELRTPLTNMKMAIQMLGIALQPEQNFVQEMAKPPAERSKAARYFAILDNECEREINLINNFLDLQRLDSNAQPWVLETIQVQQWLRRVVELFHARNRGICKQKIHLRIAPHLPPLVCDPFSLERIFIELLTNACKFSPPEAEITVAVALNCHNMQFQVINAGVEIPSSELPHIFDKFYRIPSNDPWKQGGTGLGLALVQKLIKQLEGTIEVDSRSNRTCFMVQLPLQRQG, from the coding sequence ATGAGCTTAAATCAGCGATCGCTCTGGCATCAAACACACACACAACAAGATACCTTGTCAGCCTCTCCGGCTCGCTTGGAACTTGTGCCTGAACGCACCTCGGATTTAGAACTGTACACAGCAGATATGCTGCGGCGTACACAAGCAGAACTCCATTGGTATCGCAGTCTGTATGAACATACTCCAGCAATTTACTTGAGTGTAAATGCAGCCGGGATAATTCTTTCTATCAACCAATTCGGCGCTAACTTGCTGGGTTACAAACCAGAAGAATTGATCAAAACCTCTGTATTTAATTTGCTGGAATTATCAGACAGACAAAGATTATCGGAAACATTCATTGAATTGTTCAGTGCTGTTTACCCCAACCATTCGATCAAGGCAGAATATCGCCTCCACTGTCCTGATAGTAAAATTACCCAGGTGAAAACAACTCTCAAAATCTTACCTGATGGTGAATATCCTGAGAAAAGTCCGGTAATTTTGATGGTATGTGAAGAAATTCGCCAACCAGAAGTCAGCCAAGCAACTAACCAAACTGCAAAGCAGGTACAGTTAGCAGAAATGGAAAGTCTGACTCACCTCAAGGAAGAATTTCTCAGCACAGTTTCCCATGAACTCCGCACACCACTGACAAACATGAAAATGGCAATTCAAATGTTAGGAATTGCACTACAGCCAGAACAAAATTTTGTGCAGGAAATGGCTAAACCGCCAGCCGAACGCTCAAAAGCCGCCCGCTATTTTGCCATTTTAGATAACGAGTGCGAACGGGAAATCAACCTGATTAATAACTTTCTGGATTTGCAACGCTTAGATAGCAACGCTCAACCTTGGGTGCTGGAAACTATTCAAGTCCAACAATGGCTGCGGCGAGTTGTAGAGCTATTTCATGCCCGTAACCGAGGTATCTGCAAGCAAAAAATCCACCTACGTATAGCTCCGCATCTACCGCCATTGGTTTGTGATCCTTTTAGCCTAGAACGCATCTTTATCGAACTGCTGACCAACGCCTGTAAATTCAGCCCTCCAGAGGCTGAAATCACTGTTGCTGTGGCATTAAATTGCCATAATATGCAGTTTCAAGTGATTAATGCGGGTGTAGAAATCCCTAGTTCGGAATTACCCCATATTTTTGACAAATTCTACCGCATTCCCAGTAATGACCCGTGGAAGCAAGGCGGTACAGGCTTAGGATTGGCATTAGTCCAGAAATTAATTAAGCAATTAGAAGGAACAATTGAGGTAGACAGCAGGTCAAATCGTACTTGTTTTATGGTGCAATTACCATTGCAGCGTCAGGGATAA
- a CDS encoding BsuBI/PstI family type II restriction endonuclease, whose product MTTFLTDSTDINRVHLSSKLNLKQRSELGQFFTPASVARLMARQFSNLSGHISLLDPGAGVGALTAAFVEQLLANPHNVESCLLTAYEIESVFIPALRQCLTECCIALEKIGITANYCLYQKSFIQDISEIDLPLFNQLSNIFTHAILNPPYKKINSQSIERKILSKLGIETVNLYSAFVWLTVLNLSDNGEIVAITPRSFCNGLYFRPFRQAFLQNMVISNIHIFESRSAAFIEDKVLQENIIFHANKTKILPDYVEIAKNVENKLDEFSELRYVPYSQVVDPHDSESFIHIVTNSLEDYLRAQMNRFSSTLDDLGLEVSTGPVVDFRLKSALRTCWDDNSVPLIYPEAIKAGKVCFPPSNPRKAIAITQNSETAKWLVPSGWYVFTKRFSAKEEKRRVVAAVYSPGDSPVIGIENHLNYYHAQGQGMNPDLARGLTAFLNSTLLDSYFRQFSGHTQVNATDLRQLKYPSKDDLIRLGSQIGDSHLDQEQLDQVVHQTLSIMSEAINAIQASKRIEEALAILKAISAPKAQQNERSALCLLALADIRPETPWYQATAPRRRITEMMDWFRDHYGKQYAPNTRETVRRQTMHQFVQMRIVVENSDQPERPINSPKWCYQLHQQALSLIKSYGSEQWEEARHNYAISVTNLLQDRKRNRPIIPVTLPNGQAIQLSSGGQNILIKDILESFCPKFTPGGFVIYVGDAGDKFIINETQKFRELGIEIDTHGKMPDVVVYHKQQDWLILIEAVTSHGPVNLKRRNELKQLFQSSRKGLVFVTAFPSRQEMTRYLAEISWETEVWIADQPDHMIHFNGERFLGPYES is encoded by the coding sequence ATGACGACATTCCTCACAGACTCCACTGATATTAATAGGGTTCATTTGTCCTCAAAACTGAATTTAAAGCAGCGCAGTGAATTGGGACAGTTTTTTACTCCCGCCTCAGTTGCTCGGTTGATGGCGAGACAATTCAGCAATTTATCTGGTCATATTAGTCTTTTAGATCCGGGGGCTGGAGTTGGTGCGTTAACTGCTGCATTTGTCGAACAACTATTAGCAAATCCTCATAATGTCGAAAGTTGTTTGCTCACAGCTTATGAAATTGAATCAGTTTTTATACCAGCTTTGAGACAATGCCTGACAGAGTGTTGTATCGCTTTAGAAAAAATCGGAATTACAGCAAATTATTGCTTATATCAAAAAAGTTTTATTCAGGATATTAGTGAAATAGATTTACCACTTTTTAATCAGTTATCTAATATCTTTACCCATGCAATTCTTAACCCACCTTATAAAAAAATTAATAGCCAATCAATAGAAAGAAAAATCTTGTCAAAATTAGGAATAGAAACTGTAAATTTATATAGCGCATTTGTTTGGCTAACTGTTTTAAATTTGTCTGACAATGGAGAAATAGTTGCAATTACACCTAGGAGTTTTTGCAATGGTCTTTATTTTAGACCTTTTCGGCAAGCTTTTCTGCAAAATATGGTAATTTCAAACATTCATATTTTTGAAAGTCGTTCAGCAGCTTTTATAGAAGATAAGGTATTACAAGAAAATATTATTTTTCATGCAAATAAAACTAAAATTCTTCCGGATTACGTTGAAATTGCTAAAAATGTTGAAAATAAATTAGATGAATTTTCAGAATTAAGATATGTTCCTTATAGCCAAGTTGTTGATCCTCATGATTCTGAAAGTTTTATTCATATTGTGACCAACTCTCTTGAAGATTATTTGAGAGCGCAAATGAATCGATTTTCATCTACTTTAGATGACCTTGGTTTAGAAGTTTCAACGGGGCCAGTTGTGGATTTTCGGCTCAAATCAGCGTTGAGAACTTGCTGGGATGATAACAGTGTGCCATTGATTTATCCAGAAGCGATCAAGGCAGGGAAAGTATGTTTTCCTCCTAGTAATCCCCGTAAAGCGATCGCTATTACACAAAACTCAGAAACAGCAAAATGGTTAGTCCCTTCAGGTTGGTATGTTTTCACCAAGCGGTTTTCTGCTAAGGAAGAAAAACGTCGTGTTGTGGCTGCTGTGTATTCTCCTGGCGATTCCCCTGTAATTGGTATAGAAAACCACTTAAATTACTACCATGCTCAAGGCCAAGGAATGAACCCCGATTTAGCACGAGGTTTAACAGCATTTCTCAATTCAACTTTATTAGATAGTTACTTCCGCCAATTTAGTGGACACACACAAGTTAACGCCACAGATTTGCGTCAACTTAAATACCCCAGCAAAGATGATTTAATTCGATTAGGAAGCCAAATTGGTGATTCTCACTTAGATCAGGAGCAACTTGATCAAGTTGTACATCAAACTTTGTCGATTATGAGCGAAGCTATAAATGCAATTCAGGCGAGTAAACGAATTGAGGAGGCGTTAGCAATTCTCAAAGCTATTTCTGCTCCTAAAGCTCAACAGAATGAACGATCTGCATTGTGTTTACTAGCTTTAGCAGACATTCGCCCGGAAACACCTTGGTATCAAGCCACAGCACCAAGACGCAGAATCACAGAAATGATGGATTGGTTTCGTGATCACTACGGTAAACAATATGCACCGAATACACGCGAAACAGTGCGACGACAGACAATGCACCAGTTTGTGCAGATGAGGATAGTTGTGGAGAATTCTGATCAACCGGAGCGACCAATTAACAGCCCAAAATGGTGTTATCAACTTCATCAACAGGCATTGTCGCTGATTAAATCCTATGGTTCTGAACAATGGGAAGAAGCTCGTCACAATTATGCTATTTCAGTGACAAATTTATTGCAGGACAGAAAGCGAAATCGACCAATAATTCCTGTAACGCTACCTAATGGTCAAGCTATTCAGCTTTCATCAGGTGGACAGAACATATTAATCAAGGACATTTTAGAAAGTTTCTGTCCCAAATTTACACCAGGAGGTTTTGTGATTTATGTAGGTGATGCTGGAGATAAGTTTATTATCAATGAAACTCAAAAATTCCGAGAACTGGGAATTGAGATAGACACTCACGGTAAAATGCCAGATGTTGTAGTTTACCATAAACAACAAGACTGGCTGATATTAATAGAGGCTGTGACAAGTCATGGCCCAGTAAACTTGAAACGTCGCAATGAATTAAAGCAACTGTTTCAGTCTAGCCGTAAAGGATTAGTGTTTGTAACTGCCTTTCCCAGTCGCCAAGAAATGACTCGTTATCTAGCTGAGATTTCTTGGGAAACAGAAGTGTGGATAGCAGATCAACCTGATCACATGATTCATTTTAATGGGGAAAGATTTCTTGGCCCGTATGAAAGCTAA